The Burkholderia cepacia genomic interval CAACTGCTCGCGAAGCTGCCGAACCTGCGCATGATCAGCCAGACCGGCCGCGTGTCGAGCCACATCGATCTCGAAGCCTGTACCGACCGCGGCATCGCGGTGCTCGAAGGCACGGGCTCGCCGGTCGCCCCCGCCGAGCTGACCTGGGCGCTCGTGATGGCCGCCCAGCGCCGCATTCCGCAGTACGTCGCGAACCTGAAGCAGGGTGCCTGGCAGCAGTCGGGCCTGAAGACGTCGGCCATGCCGCCGAACTTCGGCCTCGGCCAGGTGCTGCGCGGCCAGACGCTCGGCATCTGGGGCTACGGCAAGATCGGCCGGCTGGTCGCCGGCTACGGCAAGGCGTTCGGGATGAACGTGCTGATCTGGGGCCGCGAGCATTCGCTCGAGGCCGCGCGCGCCGACGGCTATACGGCCGCCGAAAGCCGCGAAGCGCTGTTCGAGCAGAGCGACGTGCTGTCGCTGCACCTGCGCATGCATGACGACACGCGCGGGATCGTGAAGCAGGAAGACCTGATGCGGATGAAGCCGACGTCGCTGCTCGTCAACACGAGCCGCGCCGAACTGCTCGAGGAAAACGCACTGGTCAACGCGCTGTCGCACAACCGTCCGGGGATGGTCGCGATCGACGTGTTCGAGAGCGAGCCGATCCTGCAGGGCTACAGCCTGCTGCGGATGGAAAACGTGATCTGCACGCCGCACATCGGCTACGTCGAGCGCGAAAGCTACGAGCTCTACTTCAGCGCCGCGTTCCGCAACATCCTCGCGTTCGACGACGGCGACATGTCGAGCGTCGCCAACCCGGAAGCGCTGACGCCGATCCGCAAGCGCTGACCGGCGCGGGCTGCGCATGCCGCGCGGCCCCGCTCCACCATTCCCGATCGTCAGGCGGCCACGCGGCCGCCCGTCATCGCGCCGACGCGCGTGAGGAAATGCTCGCCGTCGCGCCGCCCGAGATCGTACGCATGCCGCATCTGCGACGGGCTCGTGTAATCCCAACTCGAAATCGGTACCTTGCTCGACGGCTGGACGTACAGCCGACGCTGCTCGCCATGCGCGACCGTAAACATCTGCGGGCGCGGATACAGCCGCGTGACGAGCACCAGCACGTCGCCCGGCGTCGGGTCGAGCGCGTCGACGGGCACGTTGTCGACCATGCCGCCGTCGAGCACGGGCCGGCCGCCGCGGCGCAGCACCGGCGTGAACGGCGGCGTGCAGGACGACTGCAGGATCAGGTCGGCGAGTTCGTCGACTTGCGTGCAGGCCTGCGCCCGCACGAACTCGGGCCGAAAGCCGAGCGTGCGCCCGAGCGTCGGGTGCAGCGTCTTGCGCACGTACTTCTCGATGTTGTATGCGACGAGACCGGCGGCGACTGCGCTGCGCGCACCGAGCCAGCGCGGCACATGCGACACGCCGATGCGGATCTCCGGCGCCGCGGCAAGCTTCGCGAACGGTTCGCCGTAGATGTCGAGCAGCGCCTGACGGTAAATCCGGTAATGCGGAAACACGGGTTCGCGCCCGAACAGGTTGCCCCAGTACGCGTTCTTCCGGTTGTGGCGCAGCGCCTCTTCGTAATAGCGCATCACCCAGGCGGCGTCGCGCGTATACAGCATGCAGGCGGTTGCCGCGCCGGCCGAGATACCGGTGATCACGCGCGGGCGCAGGCCGAGCGCCGGCTGTGCGACGTCCCAGAAGCCGGCCTGCCACCAGCAGCGATTGCCGCCGCCCGCGAAGACGATCTGGTCGAACATCGCGCCGCTCAGCTGACGAGCGCGTAGGTCGACGTCGCGTGAACGGCCATCTTGCCGTCTTCGTCGAACAGCTCGACTTCGCCGAATACGAGATTGCGGCCCATTCGCAGCACGCGCGCGGTCACGAGCACGTCGCCCTTGCGCACGGGACGCATGAAGTTCGTGTTCAACGACACGGTCGTCATCGGCCGGAACTCGCCGAGCGCGGCCGAGATCGCGACCACCATCGCGGTGTCGGCGGCCGCCGTGAACACCTGGCCGCAGATCACACCGCCCGAATGGCGGAATTCGCCGGAAAACGGCAGGCGCAGCGTGACGCTGTCGTCGCCGATCGACACGGGAACCAGACCGAGCGAGCGGACCCAGGGGGCCAGCAGGCGATCCAGCAATTCTCGGACTGCGTTTTCGTCCATCTTCGAAAGCCCAGAAAGCGTTGCGCGACCGCCGCGCAACACGTGTGGCGTCATCATACCGGGAGCGCGAAAACTGCGATCGCTCGTTGCCACCCCAACCGGCCCGCACGTTCGTGACGAAATATTCTCAGGAAATTTGCAGAAAAGGCTTGTCAGGGGTAAAAAACCCGTGCATAATTTCACTTCTGTTGGGGGCGTTAGCTCAGTTGGTAGAGCAGCGGACTCTTAATCCGTAGGTCGAGTGTTCGAGTCACTCACGCCCCACCAAGCATTTTGAAGCCCGGTCAGCGAAAGCTGACCGGGCTTTTTGCTTTTCGGCATGCCAGTACGACACGCCTTGTCGAACTGAAGCGCTTCGCTCGACCGTTGCCCGAACAGACAGCATCGGACAACGGCCGCACCAAACCAGGGGCGATGAAAACGCGCTCGCTCGTCACTCTCCTTCGCCACGCTGCGCGAGCAAGACCGCCCCACAGGTTGTCTTGTGCCCCTCGAGTGCAACCGGCGCCCCCAAATCCACGCTGTCGTCGCACCCCTCCGCAATCTCGAAGACGTGCGGTTCGCAAATCGGGCAGGTCACCTTGTCCCCCTTGCGCGCAATGGGGATCTCTTCGCGCCCCCACGTCGACGAGGGGCTGCCGGAAATCACGCGTCCACCGTGACTGGTCACGTCGCCCACCACGATCTGCGCCTTGCCGCCTACTGTTGCTCGCATCGTCTACATAACCTCATTGCGGATCGGCGGACGATCCCTGCAAAGCCCTGATGGGTGGGTCCTGGTAGGCCGTGTCGATCGTGTAGCCTTGCGCTTTCAGGGTTGCCTCGGTCTTGAGTCGCTTTGCGTGGTACTTCTGTAGCTCCGCCGGGAGCAATGCCTTCCAGTTTTGAATTTTCTCGGCATCGCCGGGAAAATATCCCAAGCCGTAAAAGGCATACTCGTCCTTCATACGAACAGATAAAAGATAGGTCGTTTTACCGACAAATCCTCCCATATTACTTTCATTGAGCGACACCTCAAGATAAACACCATCCGCGTAAAATATCCATCGCGGCATCTCCTTTACTGCGACCTTCCACTCCTCTAAGGTCGGCGTATAATTCGAATCCAGCGAATATATTGAATAGGTTTTCATATAGTCCCACGCCTGCTTACCAGTCAGACGCGGATTGCTTATATCGATATATCGCACCCATCCTTTCTCACGCAGATCCTGAAACAGTTTCACCATGCGAGCAAGAGCGGCCTCATGCGTGTCTGCCTGTTCAGAACTAACACCGAAACTGACGCTCCACTTATAAATGCCTCCGGGTACATCCTTGTCCGCAGAGCCCATTGCGGACAACACGTTATTGATCACGAAGCTGTGCTTTCCGTGCACGAACTCCACCGTGCCAAGATTGCCCCGCACCCATTCGCGCTGATAAAAACTCGCGCCCGAGGGATGGTTGTCGACGGACGCCCCAGGTCCGTTGAAGTCGGAATCTTTAGGTTCACCGAGCCGGATAAGTGTAGGTGATGAGTTCATCCCGTTGCCATTATCGAAAGTTGAGCGTGAATTTCCGTAGCGCGACGCCAACGCGACACCAAATAAGAGGGCCCCAAGGACCAGTGCAAAAAATAGAGTTTTTTTCATTACGCGTCTGGTCTATCGCCCCATTTTTTGATATCTGCAAGATAACCAAGCATGGTATGCCGCCTTTTTCCTTGCATCAATTCATCATACTTCTCCGCTGCTTTCTGTATCCAGTCCATGCGTTGCTGATAATCCTCCAGAACCAGCCTATCCCGGGCATCGGACCTAAATTCGATATTCTCCGTCTTGTCATCAGACGTAAGCACCAGCTGAAGATTCGGCACCAATGCGCGAATAACCGGAGACAATGCAATCTCCGATCCGTCGGATAGACCATATTTCATTGCGTTCATCGATTCATTGATTGCCGTATCGTCAGAAGTGGCCAAAGCTGCACGTTGCACCCCGAGCCACCGCTTGAAATTCGGATCGTCGTAAATCAGCCCCTGCAACACCTCGCCCTGCTCATGTTTCGCGATTAAAAGCAGATGCTTGAACGCCCATATGGGTCTGCTTTGGTCATCGCCAGCCTCCCATTCCTTGATTTTATTAAAACCTTCAACAATAATCGGCGTGCACCTGAGATACCCATGCTCGGCCTTTTTCTTGCCTGTATTGACATCGATCTCGAAAGGAATTTTCTTGATCGATTCGGCATATCCCGCCTGCCGGGTGAAGTTGGTAGCGACCTGCTCGACAAACTTGCTGCTGTCGCGCGAATGCACGCACTTGAAGAACGTATCGGCTCCAGCAGCATAGGCGTAAAACCATGCCAGAACGTCGTTGAAGAGCCAGAGATTGCCCCGGCCTAGCCCTTTGCGCAATTCGGTCCAACGCCCGGCATATCGCACCTGCCACAGCGCAAGCGTCGCGGCGACCTGCTTGGACGCAAACGCCCCCAACCCCAGCCAGTAAAAGCGGTCGACCTTGTTTTTATCGCCCAGGTGGAATTCTTCGAGAAACACACGCGCATACGCCGCAGCAATACGTCTCGCCCTGACCTCGGGATCGCTGACGAACGTGGGCGTTTGCTTCTCGAGTTGCGTCCCCGAAGCATGCGATTCGCCTTCCCGGTAGTCGGGCATGTGATTGTGCGTCGGTACATTCGTCACGATCTGCCGCATCGAGAACTGCTGCGCAAGTGACCAGATGATCTTGCAATCGCACTGCGCATCCACGCAGGTATCCCGTTCAGGATTGGTGGTTCCTGTTGTTTTCAGATTCTCTGCCAAAACCTGATGCTCCTTGTCGAGTCTGAGTGGTCCCGGTCATGCGCCGGAATGGTCGGAAGCTGCAGCAAACTCATCCCAGTGCAGTTCGAACTCCGCCGTTTCCGGTTCTGCCGTATTCAACGCTGGCGAACGCCCGTGCTCGTTCGTCCGGAAGATGTGGCCGCCAAATCGTGTGGTAACCCGATAGTCGACTCCCGGAAGCGGCTTGCCGGTCGGCGACAGGACCCTGAACGTCTGATCGTTCGCCTGCACGTCGGGCAGCCCGTTCGCGTTCACTCCCATTGGCTTTGGCGGCATGTTCTTCGACTGGGCATTGACCTCGTACACTCCGCCACCCACCGTGATCTTGCCGCTTTTCAGGCTGATGT includes:
- a CDS encoding D-2-hydroxyacid dehydrogenase family protein; the protein is MKIAILDDYQDAVRKLNCFEMLAGHDVKVFNNTVRGLGQLASRLAEVEALVLIRERTPISSQLLAKLPNLRMISQTGRVSSHIDLEACTDRGIAVLEGTGSPVAPAELTWALVMAAQRRIPQYVANLKQGAWQQSGLKTSAMPPNFGLGQVLRGQTLGIWGYGKIGRLVAGYGKAFGMNVLIWGREHSLEAARADGYTAAESREALFEQSDVLSLHLRMHDDTRGIVKQEDLMRMKPTSLLVNTSRAELLEENALVNALSHNRPGMVAIDVFESEPILQGYSLLRMENVICTPHIGYVERESYELYFSAAFRNILAFDDGDMSSVANPEALTPIRKR
- a CDS encoding patatin-like phospholipase family protein; translated protein: MFDQIVFAGGGNRCWWQAGFWDVAQPALGLRPRVITGISAGAATACMLYTRDAAWVMRYYEEALRHNRKNAYWGNLFGREPVFPHYRIYRQALLDIYGEPFAKLAAAPEIRIGVSHVPRWLGARSAVAAGLVAYNIEKYVRKTLHPTLGRTLGFRPEFVRAQACTQVDELADLILQSSCTPPFTPVLRRGGRPVLDGGMVDNVPVDALDPTPGDVLVLVTRLYPRPQMFTVAHGEQRRLYVQPSSKVPISSWDYTSPSQMRHAYDLGRRDGEHFLTRVGAMTGGRVAA
- a CDS encoding PaaI family thioesterase, translated to MDENAVRELLDRLLAPWVRSLGLVPVSIGDDSVTLRLPFSGEFRHSGGVICGQVFTAAADTAMVVAISAALGEFRPMTTVSLNTNFMRPVRKGDVLVTARVLRMGRNLVFGEVELFDEDGKMAVHATSTYALVS
- a CDS encoding PAAR domain-containing protein; translation: MRATVGGKAQIVVGDVTSHGGRVISGSPSSTWGREEIPIARKGDKVTCPICEPHVFEIAEGCDDSVDLGAPVALEGHKTTCGAVLLAQRGEGE
- a CDS encoding DUF2515 family protein; translated protein: MAENLKTTGTTNPERDTCVDAQCDCKIIWSLAQQFSMRQIVTNVPTHNHMPDYREGESHASGTQLEKQTPTFVSDPEVRARRIAAAYARVFLEEFHLGDKNKVDRFYWLGLGAFASKQVAATLALWQVRYAGRWTELRKGLGRGNLWLFNDVLAWFYAYAAGADTFFKCVHSRDSSKFVEQVATNFTRQAGYAESIKKIPFEIDVNTGKKKAEHGYLRCTPIIVEGFNKIKEWEAGDDQSRPIWAFKHLLLIAKHEQGEVLQGLIYDDPNFKRWLGVQRAALATSDDTAINESMNAMKYGLSDGSEIALSPVIRALVPNLQLVLTSDDKTENIEFRSDARDRLVLEDYQQRMDWIQKAAEKYDELMQGKRRHTMLGYLADIKKWGDRPDA